The Micrococcales bacterium genome includes a window with the following:
- a CDS encoding type II toxin-antitoxin system RelE/ParE family toxin encodes MPWEIDWELIEDWLLSLDDDTYLQVRAAFQVLADEGPGLGRPLVDTVSASRHKNMKELRPGSSGRSEVRILFAFDATRQAIMLHGGDKSGQWASWYRKAIPISDDL; translated from the coding sequence GTGCCTTGGGAGATTGACTGGGAACTAATTGAGGACTGGCTGCTCTCACTTGACGATGACACGTACCTCCAGGTGCGTGCCGCTTTCCAGGTACTTGCTGACGAGGGACCGGGTCTGGGGCGTCCGCTGGTCGACACGGTCAGTGCTTCGCGGCACAAGAACATGAAAGAACTGCGTCCTGGATCGTCCGGGCGCAGCGAAGTCCGTATCCTGTTCGCCTTTGACGCGACGCGCCAGGCAATCATGCTGCATGGGGGTGACAAGTCAGGTCAGTGGGCAAGCTGGTACCGCAAGGCGATCCCCATTTCTG
- a CDS encoding DUF4143 domain-containing protein, translating into MARRPTRDANSCYFPRLIDGCLEDLLAEFPAVMVVGPRTVGKTRSSLRLALDMVDLADDTARDVFTADPQAALRAVGEPVLLDEWQLVPGLAAAVKREVDLWGGTGRFLLAGSVSPDSLKDKWPFTGRVLSLSMEPMVGREIVGHVSSQPFVERLAKADVKLLAPPDRARFGQFDLDDYLRLAIVGGLPRSVLAKTEQTRSKWIADSYLEGLLGQEARWLGQVPEPGRFHRYLQVMANYSGRVAKDTSLYEAAEISRATALRYDQLLERLFVTGDVPAWSANRLKRLVKMPKRFLRDSSLMPAILGLSLGDFMRDGKLVGQLLETFVAAQIRAELATIPRPPRMYHLRDGNGDREVDLILEFPNGGVVGIEVKAGGLARSGDAKHLMWLRDQLGAKFICGVVLHTGMINEPLDDRIIGAPISTIWMWDPVSLGESIYQVGQSRVRGLGAPTPDGEFIVFAGSVGQRGLLSSVEGEATGHKIERRRDDLLKRGVIASLDSRTFVFKRNWVFNAPSPPAELLFGGARSGPDVWANLETGLTLAGKKPGQRTKQTGGDAPVIGAGD; encoded by the coding sequence ATGGCGAGGAGACCAACAAGAGACGCCAACTCTTGCTACTTTCCCAGGTTGATTGACGGCTGCCTAGAAGACCTCTTGGCCGAATTCCCCGCCGTCATGGTTGTTGGTCCGCGGACTGTTGGAAAGACAAGGTCGTCGCTGCGGTTGGCCCTTGACATGGTTGACCTGGCTGATGACACTGCCCGGGATGTGTTCACGGCCGATCCGCAAGCGGCGCTGAGGGCGGTTGGTGAGCCGGTTCTGTTAGATGAGTGGCAGCTGGTGCCCGGTCTGGCTGCGGCGGTCAAACGTGAGGTTGACCTTTGGGGTGGGACCGGTCGGTTCCTGCTTGCCGGTTCGGTTTCGCCGGATTCGTTGAAAGACAAGTGGCCGTTCACAGGCAGAGTGCTAAGCCTTTCAATGGAGCCCATGGTTGGGCGCGAGATAGTAGGTCATGTATCGTCCCAGCCGTTCGTTGAACGCCTGGCAAAAGCAGACGTGAAACTTCTGGCGCCACCCGACCGAGCCAGATTCGGCCAGTTTGACCTGGATGACTACCTAAGGCTGGCTATTGTTGGGGGCCTGCCTCGCTCGGTTCTGGCGAAGACTGAGCAGACTCGTTCGAAATGGATTGCTGATTCGTATCTTGAAGGGCTACTGGGCCAAGAAGCGAGGTGGCTCGGGCAGGTTCCCGAACCAGGTAGGTTTCACCGCTACCTCCAGGTCATGGCCAACTACAGTGGGCGGGTCGCTAAGGATACATCCCTCTACGAGGCGGCCGAGATCAGTCGAGCTACCGCCCTGCGCTATGACCAACTGCTTGAGCGTTTGTTTGTCACAGGTGATGTGCCAGCTTGGTCCGCGAATCGATTGAAACGCCTAGTCAAGATGCCCAAGCGTTTCCTGCGCGACTCGAGTCTGATGCCGGCGATTTTGGGCCTGAGCCTTGGCGACTTCATGAGAGACGGCAAACTGGTTGGGCAGCTGCTCGAGACCTTCGTCGCCGCCCAAATCAGGGCGGAACTGGCCACCATTCCAAGACCGCCACGCATGTACCACCTGCGCGATGGTAACGGAGACCGCGAGGTGGACCTGATTCTGGAGTTTCCCAACGGTGGTGTGGTGGGAATAGAGGTCAAGGCCGGCGGTTTGGCCAGGTCGGGTGACGCAAAGCACCTAATGTGGTTGCGCGATCAGCTTGGGGCCAAGTTTATCTGTGGGGTGGTGCTCCACACTGGCATGATCAACGAACCCCTTGACGACAGGATCATTGGCGCACCCATATCAACGATTTGGATGTGGGATCCAGTTTCGCTGGGAGAGAGCATTTATCAGGTCGGCCAGTCAAGGGTCCGGGGGCTCGGCGCGCCAACGCCCGATGGCGAGTTCATTGTCTTCGCCGGCTCGGTGGGCCAACGGGGGCTGCTGTCAAGCGTTGAAGGCGAGGCCACGGGCCACAAGATCGAGCGCAGAAGAGACGATCTGCTGAAACGCGGGGTAATTGCCAGCTTGGACAGTCGGACATTCGTCTTCAAACGGAACTGGGTTTTCAACGCGCCCAGTCCGCCAGCCGAGCTGCTGTTTGGCGGGGCGAGGAGCGGACCTGACGTTTGGGCCAACCTTGAGACTGGGCTGACTCTCGCCGGAAAAAAGCCTGGCCAGCGGACAAAGCAGACAGGAGGCGACGCACCGGTCATTGGTGCGGGCGACTGA